A window of the Cytophagia bacterium CHB2 genome harbors these coding sequences:
- a CDS encoding geranylgeranyl reductase family protein, producing the protein MLPFRANQNATAKPSQIIPQARISNHNQEAILNTRREEYDVIVVGGGPAGATATLYCVRHGLKTLLLDKAKFPRDKICGDAISGKGLRFLRELGLESDLQAAPKVKARGIIFSAPNGVSADISFTPPRSNKQVHGYVCRRLVFDEVLFRAAKKNATDCIENFNVDQVIKDGDRAVGVSGRDQNSGETQEFHANLVLGADGFNSIVARGMNLYEHDSRHWCLATRGYYRGVSELTDYIEIHFVEDVLPGYFWIFPLEEGLANVGIGMLHSEIRKRKINLREAHIAATESPTFKKRFAHAQLTDAIRGWNLPLGSKRRQIHGNGFMLLGDAAGLIDPFSGEGISNAIYSGHLAAQVSAAACEEQNFSAERLGEYANLLWGEIGHELQTSFMLQRIGRIKPLLNLVVGKAAKSVEVAQWISSMMANEMPKEALASPMTYLRLLFT; encoded by the coding sequence TTGTTACCATTTCGCGCGAACCAAAATGCGACGGCCAAGCCGTCGCAGATCATTCCGCAAGCGCGCATTTCCAATCACAATCAGGAGGCGATTCTGAACACACGCAGGGAGGAATACGACGTAATCGTGGTGGGCGGCGGGCCGGCGGGCGCGACCGCCACGCTCTATTGTGTCCGCCACGGTTTGAAGACGTTGCTGCTCGACAAGGCCAAATTTCCCCGCGACAAAATCTGCGGGGATGCGATTTCCGGCAAGGGCTTGCGCTTCTTGCGCGAGCTGGGTTTGGAAAGCGATCTGCAAGCTGCGCCGAAAGTAAAGGCGCGCGGCATCATCTTTTCCGCGCCCAACGGCGTGAGCGCCGACATCTCTTTCACCCCGCCGCGCTCGAACAAGCAGGTGCACGGATACGTTTGCCGGCGATTGGTGTTTGACGAGGTGTTGTTCCGCGCCGCGAAGAAAAATGCGACGGATTGCATTGAAAATTTCAACGTCGATCAAGTCATCAAGGATGGCGATCGTGCCGTTGGCGTCTCGGGTCGCGATCAAAATTCGGGCGAGACGCAGGAATTTCATGCGAATCTCGTGCTGGGCGCCGACGGCTTCAACTCCATCGTGGCGCGCGGCATGAACCTTTATGAGCACGATTCCCGGCATTGGTGCCTGGCCACGCGCGGCTACTATCGCGGCGTCAGCGAGCTGACAGATTATATCGAGATTCACTTTGTTGAAGATGTGCTGCCCGGCTATTTCTGGATTTTTCCGCTGGAGGAGGGGCTGGCCAATGTCGGCATCGGCATGCTGCATTCCGAGATTCGCAAACGCAAGATCAATCTGCGCGAGGCCCACATTGCGGCTACTGAGTCGCCCACATTTAAGAAACGATTCGCGCACGCGCAGCTTACAGATGCGATTCGCGGCTGGAATTTGCCGCTGGGCAGCAAGCGCCGCCAAATTCACGGCAACGGTTTCATGCTGCTGGGCGACGCCGCCGGTCTGATCGATCCGTTCTCGGGCGAGGGCATCAGCAATGCGATTTATTCGGGACATTTGGCGGCGCAGGTATCCGCGGCCGCGTGTGAAGAACAGAATTTTTCAGCGGAGAGATTGGGCGAGTACGCAAATTTGTTGTGGGGTGAAATTGGCCACGAGCTGCAAACCAGTTTCATGTTGCAGCGCATCGGCCGCATCAAGCCGTTGCTAAATCTCGTGGTGGGCAAAGCGGCAAAGAGCGTCGAGGTGGCGCAATGGATATCGAGCATGATGGCCAACGAAATGCCGAAAGAAGCGCTGGCCTCGCCGATGACATATTTGCGGTTATTGTTCACCTAA
- a CDS encoding DUF3187 family protein produces the protein MYFVAQQPFPLSDFCPRKNRLQNAQILISLALLVHVLCSPAPLWGAMPETTLVFEEPPTRGGGYGIHGFCSPAPLWGAMPETKLVFEEPPTRGGDYGNPIENVQMCNLHEPPNLSFRKNLVKFSVSAELSQDSFGMTNREGYHFQANNPLAASSKRANAQSKTRRGPLHSHNQFPVALPFLSFSAEPAATMPVNQLRVGLSYDRANTFVKSGGIVENLDSSGNRNPFTIETVQRILQNNPNADAFLIDAEVNRWTLRLEYTPFEKFSLAAELPVLRFGGQFMDPMIERFHKIFGFPDGDRPDFLRHDANVFLYFDQQLFFGDKSDLAGTGIGDLSLIAKQQLITGKKLRPALALAAGLELPTGNDIKLRGNGSFDYGFNVCASWAWQRNWLDLNVAITKPGRWEILPELELSPIYLLTLNYEHSFGKRVSLLIQDRHTTSPLRGVTGEGIRRMAHEITAGVKIDGSHGLRWSIAVTENYAYFNSSPDLGMQVGVEIQK, from the coding sequence ATGTATTTTGTGGCACAACAGCCGTTTCCCTTATCCGATTTTTGCCCAAGGAAAAATCGTTTGCAAAATGCCCAAATCTTGATCTCTCTTGCACTTCTCGTGCACGTCCTTTGTAGTCCCGCCCCCTTGTGGGGCGCTATGCCAGAGACAACGCTTGTTTTCGAAGAGCCGCCCACAAGGGGCGGGGGCTACGGAATTCACGGTTTTTGTAGTCCCGCCCCCTTGTGGGGCGCTATGCCAGAGACAAAGCTTGTTTTTGAAGAGCCGCCCACAAGGGGCGGGGACTACGGGAATCCTATTGAAAACGTACAAATGTGCAATTTGCACGAGCCTCCCAATCTGTCATTCCGAAAGAATCTTGTGAAGTTTAGCGTTAGCGCTGAATTGTCACAGGATTCCTTCGGAATGACAAATCGGGAGGGGTATCATTTTCAAGCCAACAACCCACTGGCCGCTTCTTCCAAGCGGGCCAACGCCCAAAGCAAAACACGCCGCGGCCCGCTGCACAGTCACAATCAATTTCCGGTTGCTTTGCCTTTTCTTTCATTCTCCGCGGAACCGGCAGCAACAATGCCAGTGAATCAGCTTCGTGTGGGACTCTCATACGATCGCGCCAATACCTTCGTCAAATCCGGCGGTATTGTGGAGAATCTCGATTCGTCCGGCAATCGCAATCCTTTCACGATCGAAACCGTGCAGCGCATTTTGCAAAACAACCCGAATGCCGATGCGTTTCTGATCGATGCCGAAGTGAATCGCTGGACGCTGCGGCTGGAATATACGCCATTTGAAAAATTCTCTTTGGCAGCAGAGTTGCCAGTGCTGCGCTTTGGCGGCCAGTTTATGGATCCGATGATCGAGCGCTTTCATAAAATTTTCGGCTTTCCCGACGGCGATCGCCCGGATTTTCTGCGACATGATGCCAATGTGTTTTTGTATTTCGATCAGCAGCTTTTCTTTGGAGACAAAAGTGATTTGGCGGGAACAGGGATTGGGGATTTGTCTTTGATTGCGAAGCAACAACTAATCACAGGGAAAAAGCTTCGACCGGCGCTGGCGCTCGCCGCCGGCCTCGAATTACCAACCGGCAACGACATAAAACTCCGTGGCAACGGTTCGTTCGATTATGGTTTCAATGTGTGCGCCTCGTGGGCTTGGCAGCGCAACTGGCTGGATTTGAATGTCGCCATAACCAAGCCCGGTCGTTGGGAGATTTTGCCGGAGCTTGAATTATCTCCGATTTATTTACTGACGTTGAACTACGAACATTCGTTCGGCAAACGCGTTTCTCTTTTGATTCAAGATCGCCACACCACCAGTCCCTTACGCGGCGTGACCGGCGAAGGCATTCGCCGCATGGCGCATGAAATCACTGCGGGGGTGAAGATCGACGGCAGCCACGGTCTGCGCTGGAGCATTGCGGTGACGGAGAATTATGCCTATTTCAACAGCTCACCGGATTTGGGGATGCAGGTGGGGGTGGAAATTCAGAAATGA
- a CDS encoding rhodanese-like domain-containing protein produces the protein MSIKIIIGIVTIALLAIIIARQFVLGKKIRHYQADEVAEKLRSASPPVLLDVRTMGEFRRGHIVGALHIPVQELGRRWQELEEFRAREIVVYCATGPRSVNAVNILQKRGFNAVNLRGGMKAWQAIQNE, from the coding sequence ATGTCAATCAAGATTATCATCGGCATCGTCACAATCGCATTGCTGGCGATCATCATCGCGCGTCAATTTGTTCTTGGCAAAAAAATACGGCATTATCAAGCAGACGAAGTTGCGGAGAAATTGCGCAGCGCTTCCCCGCCGGTTTTGCTCGATGTGCGCACAATGGGAGAATTTCGCCGCGGCCATATCGTAGGCGCATTACACATTCCCGTGCAAGAACTGGGCAGGCGTTGGCAGGAATTGGAGGAATTTCGCGCGCGCGAGATTGTGGTCTACTGCGCCACCGGGCCGCGCAGCGTGAACGCAGTCAATATTCTGCAAAAACGCGGCTTCAATGCCGTCAATCTACGCGGCGGGATGAAGGCGTGGCAGGCAATTCAAAATGAATGA